Proteins from one Candidatus Oleimmundimicrobium sp. genomic window:
- a CDS encoding phenylacetate--CoA ligase, with the protein MREKQSGASAELAKVVERVWNRVPRYRARMESAGVTPNDIRGLENISLLPFTEKSDLRDSYPTGMLACDRSEVVRFHASSGTTGRPTVVAYTRNDVDLWSESMSRCLSTAGVTKDDVIQVAYGYGLFTGGLGLHYGGERLGASVIPASGGFSERQLLLMKDLGTTVLACTPSYALKLSEMIEAGGLRDSLSLRIGIFGAEPWSEGLRGRLESALGITALDVYGLSEVMGPGVGMECTCKNGLHVDDEFFITEIIDPDTGRVLPDGEEGELVLTTLGKEAMPVIRYRTHDITRRIPGNCACGRKGARIARIKGRTDDMLIIRGVNVFPSQVEVALGRVPGLSHHYYMEVSEKEGLKELTVVPEISETVSEVAMRKLQMETVQGLHSLLGVRVNVRLLEPG; encoded by the coding sequence ATGAGGGAGAAGCAAAGCGGAGCATCAGCGGAACTGGCAAAAGTAGTCGAAAGGGTGTGGAACAGGGTTCCCCGCTACCGGGCCAGGATGGAATCAGCCGGAGTTACGCCAAATGACATAAGGGGCCTCGAGAATATTTCCTTGCTGCCCTTTACGGAAAAGAGCGACCTCAGGGACTCCTACCCCACAGGAATGCTTGCCTGCGACAGAAGCGAAGTCGTTCGCTTCCACGCATCCTCCGGGACGACGGGACGCCCCACCGTGGTTGCCTACACTCGCAACGACGTTGATCTCTGGTCGGAGTCGATGTCGAGATGCCTCTCCACTGCCGGGGTCACAAAGGACGATGTCATCCAGGTGGCCTACGGCTACGGATTGTTCACCGGCGGGCTCGGACTGCACTACGGCGGGGAGCGCCTTGGCGCTTCGGTAATACCCGCCTCGGGCGGTTTTTCTGAGAGACAGCTCCTCCTGATGAAGGACCTGGGAACGACCGTGCTGGCCTGCACCCCCTCTTACGCGCTGAAGCTTTCGGAGATGATCGAAGCCGGCGGTCTGCGGGATTCGCTATCGCTTCGCATAGGGATATTCGGCGCGGAGCCGTGGTCGGAAGGACTGAGAGGACGCCTGGAATCGGCACTGGGGATTACGGCGCTTGATGTCTACGGGCTTTCCGAGGTCATGGGCCCAGGAGTGGGCATGGAGTGTACCTGCAAGAACGGGCTTCATGTCGACGACGAATTTTTCATTACGGAGATCATCGATCCCGATACCGGCAGAGTGCTTCCAGACGGAGAAGAGGGAGAGCTTGTCCTGACGACCCTCGGCAAGGAGGCTATGCCGGTGATCCGCTACCGCACCCACGATATCACCCGCCGGATCCCGGGAAACTGCGCCTGCGGCCGCAAGGGCGCCAGGATCGCGCGGATAAAGGGACGCACCGACGACATGCTGATAATCCGTGGGGTCAACGTCTTCCCTTCGCAGGTCGAGGTCGCACTGGGACGTGTGCCCGGACTTTCGCACCACTACTACATGGAGGTTTCCGAGAAGGAGGGGCTCAAGGAGCTGACCGTGGTCCCGGAGATCAGCGAAACCGTTTCGGAGGTCGCGATGCGGAAACTGCAAATGGAGACGGTACAGGGCCTTCATTCTCTTCTGGGAGTACGGGTCAACGTACGTCTGCTCGAGCCCGG